A segment of the Desulfurellaceae bacterium genome:
TGGCCGACTTCACCTGGGTCTGGGCCGGTCCGTTTGCGACCCTACAGCTGGCCCATCTGGGCGCTGAGGTGATTCGCATCGAGACCGAGAACCGGGTGTGTGTGACCCGGCGTATCCCGCCCTTTGCCGACGGCGAGCCCGGACCCAACCGCAGCGGGTATTACAACCAGTACAATCAGGGCAAGGCCTCGGTGTGTCTGAATCTGAAGAAGCCCGAGGGCCTCGACATCGCCAAAAAGCTGGTTGCGGCCAGTGATATCGTGGCCGAGAACTTTGCCGGCGGGGTGATGAACAAGATGGGGCTCGGCTACGAAGTCCTGAAGCAGATCAAGCCCGACATCATTATGATCTCCATGTCGGGCTATGGAGCAACCGGGCCGGAGAGTGCGTATGTGTCCTACGGCCCAGCTCAGGTGCCGATGAGTGGCTTGTCGTCGGTAACGGGTTTTCCTGGCTTCCCGCCCATGCATGTAGGCTTTTCGTACGGGGACCCCAACGGCGGTCTGCACGGCGCCTTCGCCGTCCTGGCCGCGCTCATGCACCGGACCCGGACGGGCGAGGGCCAGTATAACCTCGGTGACCCTGTTGGGCGAGGGACTGATGGCCCAGCAGATGCACGGCGCGCCGCCACCCCGGGTCGGCAATCGGGACGCCCATATGGCGCCCCACGGGCTGTTCCAGTGTCAGGGCCAAGACCGCTGGGTGAGCATTGTCGTGGCAAGCGAGGAC
Coding sequences within it:
- a CDS encoding CoA transferase, which produces ADFTWVWAGPFATLQLAHLGAEVIRIETENRVCVTRRIPPFADGEPGPNRSGYYNQYNQGKASVCLNLKKPEGLDIAKKLVAASDIVAENFAGGVMNKMGLGYEVLKQIKPDIIMISMSGYGATGPESAYVSYGPAQVPMSGLSSVTGFPGFPPMHVGFSYGDPNGGLHGAFAVLAALMHRTRTGEGQYNLGDPVGRGTDGPADARRAATPGRQSGRPYGAPRAVPVSGPRPLGEHCRGKRGRMAAPVPGHGPAGAGDRYALCQPGRP